DNA sequence from the Caretta caretta isolate rCarCar2 chromosome 23, rCarCar1.hap1, whole genome shotgun sequence genome:
CCGgatacccagccccaccccagagtcagctGCATCTCCGGCTCTGCGTGCCGCAGGAGAGGTCGGAGAGCGAGTGCTGGGTGGTGGCGTCGGAGCTGGGCCAGCGGATCGCGGCGCTGGAGGCGGAGAACCGGAACCTGCGGTGCGAGCGGGACCAGCTGGAGAGCCGGACACGGGGGCTGCGGGAGGAgccggagcggagccgcagctcAATGCTGCACGTCGGCCAGAAGCTGAAGGAGcaggggggccgggccgggcctgcCTGGCCAGCGTCCGGGACGACAGCAAGGGGCTGCGGTTCTACACTGGCTTCGGCAGCGCCCAGCGCCTGGCCGCATTCCTGGCCTTCCTGTCTGAGGGGGAGCCGCGGCGGGGGGCCGAACCGGGCCCCCCCAgcgccctgagccccagctcttCCTGGTGCTGGTGCGGCTGGGGCTGCTcctgcaggatctggcctttcGCTTCCAGCTCTCCGAGGCCACTGCCTCCCGCTACTGGCTCAGCTGGACCCAGCTCATGGAGACCCGGCTGGCCCAGGTGAGCCCCCCCGGGGGGCCAGCACCCCCAGAGGGAAAAGGCCCCATACCTCATTCCCGGCCCCCGAGCcagtcagtccctgccctgggaccagatgggagctggcgccccctagaggggagcaggggagaaCCCCCCATCCCTACCTGGGTATCTGCATGCGGAATATGGAGGGACTGGTCCACCCCTCACATGGAGAGGAGGCGTGGCTTGGAGGGGTGGTCCCGCCCCCCCAAGGGGCAGGGGTTGCCCAGAGGGATAGGTAGGCCCTCCAAATGGGGGGGAGGTGTGGTCCCCCCCACCTGGGAAGGGGGTGTGGCCTGGAGGGGCTGGTCCCCACACATGAGAATGGGGGTGGCACGgagggccccccgccccccagggcagggcctgacactcccatccccctctccccaggtgCCGGTGTGGTGCAGCCCGCGTGGAGCGCTTCGAGCCGCAGCGGGCGTCCCGGGTCAGGGGCGTCCCGCGGGTGGTGCTGGACTGCGCCCAGCTCCGCTCCGAGGGCCGGGGCCGGCAGCTCTATGCCCTGCAGGACTGTGCCCTGGCCGCCCCCAGTGGCTTCCTGCTGCAGTGCCGCCctgctgggcggggaggggggggcagggccggggctgcCCCCTTCCTGCGGGACGGCCCCGTGGCCCTCAGCGCCCAGCAGGGGGAGGCctgcctgcagctgctcagcctgGCCAGCCTGGCTGACAAGGCCCTGCGCTTCCGCTTCCTGCACGGGGTCCAGCCCCCCACCATGGAGGGCCAGGTGGGGCGGGCCTGGGCCATCTGCTGCTACCTGGCCTGCCTGCTACATGAGCCCATGGGGCTGGCATAGGTGagggaggtggggctttggggattCCCCCCTTCCTCAGTGGCTGGCAGGTGTAGGGCTGTGATAGGGGCCTggattctcccccccacaccagtggctggtggggagaTCTGGGGGTGCAGCACCTGAGGAGGCTcattgggggtgggcagggggtccTGCTCACAGCTGTAGCTGATCTGCGTGGCAGCCTGGATAGAGCATTTGGCCCCACGGTGCCCCCTCCTGGGGGTGTCTCTGCACAGGAAGGGGGCTATGGTTGGCGGAGGGATGAATCCTGCTCCTAGGAGGAAGGAGACTGGTCACATTTGGCCTCTGTGGGCCTGAGCCCTGGGAGGGGCCAAGCCCCCCATTGATTCCAGCCCATGAAGGCAGGGCGATGGGATGGTAACTGGGTACTGGAAGCAGCTGGAGCTGTATCATTCCCCCTTCCACACGGGtgagggtaaactgaggcacaaagaccaTGCTCCgccaaggatagaacccaggagtcctggctcccagcccgcccccAACCACTAgtcacactcccctcccagttggggggagggtggggttaGGGAGAAAGAGAAACTGGGAGCCGGGACTGCTGGGTTCTAGCATCAccttttctgcctcagtttccggCTGTTTTCTCCCCCTTCTGCCCAGCTGCTCCTGGCTCTAGCcgttttgagggggtgggggggtagctgGGAAGGGGAGGCAATTCCCCACCTTTGCcaaactggggcggggggaggaggcctGCAGGGCCACAGCCCTGTTGTTCTCAATGCAGGTGGGTTCCTGGATtatttgtcccccccccccgcctttttggTTGGAAATAAACCCTTTGTTCCTGGTAACGGCTGTGAGGAGAGATCCGTGAGCAGGGCACCCTCCAAAACCCATCTGGGGCATGGACAGAGGGTATTGTAACCCAAGGTgagccctccccctctccctgtgggcacagccctgccccacagccacaGCCTGCCATGGAGAAAGCCCTGGGCCCCTCACTCTGGGAGTGTTGGTTTAGCAGGGGGGGATGACAACTCCTGGGAGTGGGCTCTAGGGAgtgagagcaggggtggggcaggcttTCCATGGCCTGTCCCCAGCTCTTccctggggtgggaggttggcTGAAGGGGCAGGGCACTGGCCACTCCCAGCATAAGTGACCCAATTGCTgggctcccctctgccccactgacTCAGAGAGACCCTATTCAGCAGGGGAGCGGGGGATGACGGGGGGACACACTACTGCTCCATGTGGATAATGGGGCTCACCCTACACAGCCCCAAGGAGGAGCCAGGTCAGGGGGTAGCCCTTGGAGGGAGCCTGAGCCCCCCTGGAAGGGCAGGTGCCCCCAAAACCTACTCTTGCCGCCATCACAGCTGCTGTCTGTGGGAGAGGGACAGGAGCTAATACAGACCCCATTACAACCTGGGGCGGCTCAGGGGCTACATATccagggacccctcgcctggtgctgagatgcagtCCCTGTGGGGTGGGGCACGGGGACCGAGTATTCGGGGGCCCCTCGCCCCGCACTGGGACGTGGCCCTCTGGATAGTCAGGAGGAAGGGCACCGCCCGGGAAGCGAACAGAGCAGACACCAGCCCATGGTTCTGACCCCTTTATTGGACCCAGGCAGCTGCAGGCCGGCGCAGTTAGTTCTTGTAGCCCCGGCTGGCGCGGCGGCCCCGGGCCCGCTCGAACTTCCGCCCCTTGGAGCGCACGTAgggcctgtggggaggggagagaggggttaGCGGGATGCCCACGGGTGCTGCTCCCCCAACCCAGCTTCCTCCCATGCCAGGGATTCCCCCCCTCTGCTCAGGCCCAGTTCACAGGCTGACCCCCACCTGCTCTCCAGGGGCGGAAGGCCCAGGGAGCACCCTACAGTGAGGTGCCTGCAGGAGCTGGACACAGCCAGTGACGGCTCCAGGGGCAGGTTGTTTTGAAACACGACCCAACACATTAGTGGGGCTGGTCACAGGGCTCTAGTGTCTCTGGGAGTCCTGGCCCCCAACcaccagacccccaccccacatagccagggagagaacccaggaggcctGACCCCCACAAGACACAGGAACATGATCCACTCTGGGGATATCCTTCTATTACCTGAacttctccccacccagggctcaTGCTCAGCCTAGCTGGGCCAGGCACCCCCAGGGCAGGCACAGGAAGCGGGACCCAGAGCAGTGGCTCAGTGGAGCGGGAGGGGGTTTGCACTCACTTGGTGTGACTGTGGGGGGTGCCGGGGGCCTTGCCAAAGTGCCGGTACACCTCGCGTCCCTTCCTGGGCCCTGGGGGGAGACAGTGTTACATCAACAGTGACAACCTCGCATAGGGGTGCAGACCCCCCCGGCTCAGAGACAGTGCAGGGAGGGCTTCTCCAGGCACCAGCCCACAGGGGCAGCCTGGGCCCTTTGCAGAGCTCCAGGGCCAGCAACTCCATGTGCCAGGTGGTCAGGGCCCTGTTCTGCGCCAGGATCCCCCACACAGCTGTGCCCGAGGCTGGGCAGGGTATATCTCgactttagtgaggcttttgatactgtcttgcagaCCTTCTCAtcaacaaactagggaaatccaacctagatggagctactgtgaGGTGGGGGcctaactggttggaaaaccctccccagagagtagttatcagtggttcagtcaggctggaagggcctaacgagtggggtcctgcagggatcagttctgggtccggttctgttcagttATCTTCATCAAGAATTTAGATAATAGCCTAGAGGGGAAACttctaaagtttgtggacaataccaagctgcttcggaggataggattaaaattcaaaatgatctggacaaacgggagaaatggtctgaagtaaacaggatgaaattcaatcaggacaaatgcaaagcgctccacttaggaaggacccATCAGTGgcacacatacagaatgggaaagGACGGCCTCGGAAGGAGTAccgcggaaagggatctgggggtcacagtggatcacaagctaaatatgagtcaacactaacgctgttgcaaaaacagCGAACGTctttctgggctgtattagcaggagtgttgtgagcaagacacgagaagtgaTTCTTGCGCTCTGCTCCATGAtgattaggtctcagctggagcatggtgtccagttctgggcaccacattccAGGCAAGATGTGGaggaactggagaaagtccagagaagagcaacaaaaataaaggtctagaaaacatgagctgcGAGGGAAGATTGAAGCAATtgggtttagtctggagaagagaagacagaggggacgtgataacagttttcaagttcataaaaggtggttacaaggaagagggagagaaattgttctcgttaacctcggAGGACAGGaccagaagcaatgggcttaaattgaaacaagggcggtttaggttggacagtagggaaaacttcctgtcagtggttaagcactagaataagttgcccagggaggttgtggaatctccatcactggggatttttaagagcaggtcagacaaacccctgtcagggatggtccagctaatccttagtcctgccatgcatgtaggggtctggactagacgccctctcgaggtcccttccaattctgcgTAGAGCCCTTCGGCTGGGgtggccagctctggggtggggcgtgggtGCTGGTCACAGAGGGACCCCTCGCCCAGTGCTGGGACGCGGCCCCCCCAGGGTGGGGCACGAGGGCTGGGTATAcagggacccctcccccagtgctgGGACGCGCCccccctggggtggggcaggtcaATTTCAACAGCACTAACAGCGCTGGCCCCAATGCCCCCACCTTGTTCAAACTGGCTGCCCggggacagcgccccctgctgagtcccatccctgcagcccagctggcCCCAGCTGCCTGTTGCAGGTTGTGTGGGGCAGGGCCAGTGCCCGGCCCAGCAGAGGGCGTGGGGGGGACTCACCTGAGAGCAGCACGGTGCCCTGGCCCTTGGGGGCTGCCATGGCCAGCTGGTCAAAGGTCATGATCTGACCCCCCGCCTTCAGGATGCGACTGCGGGCTCCTTGGGTCACCCGCAGGGCACAGACCTGCCAGGAGAGATGGGTCAGTGACGGCCCcggtgctgccccccccccactagcccccactcccctccagagcccggagagaacccaggagtcctggctcccaacccgtTGGGATGGGGACCCCGCAGCACCCGGCTTCACCTTCAGCTTAGGGATGTTGTGGATGCGGATGTCGTCGGTGATGGTTCCCACCACCACGGCCGTCTTGTTATCCCGCCCTGGGAGCTTCATCTTGCGgatctgggggaggaaggggacagaggATCAGCGAGACCCCCCCGACTCTGGGCAGCGCAGCACCCCGGGACATGGCCCTCCCAGGACACGCTGTCAGTGTCTCCAGGGTACAGGGACGCAGGCAGGAGGAGAACCCATGAGTCCACGTGTCAAGTCAAATGGAACAGCACAGGGGCACTGCGGGTCAGGCAGAGCTGGGGcgtggccccagggctgggatgaggggcctgaggagagcccagggctgggcgagcAGGTGGCCGTGGGGCACAGGTAGGGCTGgtctagcaggggctgtgggtagGGTTGAGGGGCACAGGTAGGGCCGggcgagcagggggctgtgggtcccCCCGTCCCCACTTACCATGCGGGAGAGGGCGAGTGGCGGGCGGTTGGTGCGGCTCATGAAGAGGCGTTTCAGGACGACCTTGTTGAAGCGGGAGCTGGTGCGGCGCGCCAGGAAGCGGTACAACTGGGGGGGACACGGCCATCAGGGGGAGCccttgccgcccccccccccccccgtgggcaccatggggaaactgaggcagtgacaGGCTCTCCTGGCTGTGCTTACACAGGTCACATTAGACAGCAGCAGCCAGTcccagaacccaggtgtcctgcctctcaggagtcctcactcccagcccctccccccactagcccccactcccctccctgagctgtggagagaacccaggcgtcctggccccctgcagacccccaggggggCGTTACCTTGACCAGCAGGCGCAGGTAGATATCCTGGCTCTTGGGCTCCGTGCGGCGAACCTTGCGGTCCTTGTTGTGTCGGATATCGACACCCTGGGGGGGACAGACGCTGTCAGGGCCCCCGCCTCGGTGTCCTCCCCGCCAGACACCCCAAGCTATGGGTCTGAGGCGTGCCCCGACTCTCCCACACACCTAGTACCCCGTAAGTCACCCCatcccctgctgctgctaccccaatGGCCACGGCTCCCAGGCAAATTAGAACCCCCCGCACCCAGGGTGTGCACAGCAGCGCCCCCATAGCCCGTCTCCCCAAGCTCCTCAtgccccccccaatccccaggtcctcccctcctcaccctgcccctTACAGGGTTACCCTCAAACAGCCCACCCACCTGTGCCACCCCCTTCTCAGACCACATACCCCACAGTACCCCCCACCAGCGTGCCCTCACCATTACATATCACCCCTGCCCTCGATCCCTGGGTGCTCTGTATCCTCCCACTGGGTGCCCTGCTCCCACACTGGGTGCCCCCCCGGGCTGggggctcccccccacacccagtaaCCCTCATGCCTTCTGCTCCACGggtcccccaacccccacttggTGCCCCACGTCCCTCATCTCCCCTTACGGGGTGCCTCCCTTCCCAGCCTCTGCACAgggtgccccccacccctgctagGTGCCCTGCagaccctcctccacccccccccccacccgtgcTGGCTGCCCCACatatcctcctccaccccccaatcATAGAACAGAATATCAGGCTtgggaggtatctagtccaaccccctgctcagagcagggccaagccccaatttttgccccagatccctaaatggccccctcaaggattgaactcacaaccctgggtttagcaggccaatgctcaaaccactaagctatccctcccccccccactgagtGCCCCCcgtctccctccccacacagggTACCCCCCATCTCACAtgccccccccagctgcccccagccaggagcccccccagctctctgccccccGGCATGTGCGCGGGGAGGCCCCGCCGacggaggcccccccccccgtccatTCAGGGCGATCCGGCCCTCCGGGGCCCCGCCTCAGCCCCCCGCAGGCCCAGGCCCGGGCTCGGCGCCCCCCTCCCGGCGGATGGCAGCGGATTCCCCCGCGGCCCCGGGTCTTACCATGACGGCGTCAGCGGCGGCTCGGCCCGGGAAGGAAGGAGGCGGGGCCGCGCGGGGGCTGATGGGAGCGGCGCTCCACTCTATGGCAGCGCGGCGGCAGGCAGAGCCCCACCGCGGCCAGACGTGCGACGCTCCGGCCGGCGGGCTCAATGGTGCTGGAGGACTCCGAGTTATGAGAGAGCAGCTGATAGAGTTTATGGAGCCCAGCCCGCGggtcgggtggggtggggtgaggaaggagGAGTTCTCACAGAGATGGGGGCTAAACTAGGCAGGGGAGACTGGAGCAGAACAGAATTGGCTACTGGAGTTAACTGGAGCACAAtataacatgtttcagaggaacagccgtgttagtctgtattcgcaaaaagaaaaggagtacttgtggcaccttagagactaaccaatttatttgagcatgagctttcgtgagctacagctcacttcatcagagcagAACGGATCCGAATTTGGTGACTGGACAGACTAGACTAGCCGGACTAGACTAGTTTGGACACTAGGCTAGACCAGAGTGACTGTGTCTCAGATCCACGGGGAATTCTGATGTGTTGCAATTTCATTTCCTCCCTCAAGTGGAAATCTCACCTGTTTGGGCGAAATAATTCAAGTTGCTTCCTTTCGGCCTCATGGACGCCTATAAACCTTTCTATTGTGTTGCCTTATCACGGAGAGCATCAAAGTCCAAAGGAAGCAGCCGAAAGGAAACCTTTGGCCCATATTGAAAGGAAACGCTTGCTGCTGAAGACATTGACACATGCCTGCGTTTTGATGTTACcagatcagcattttccaatggaaacctTCTTCCATCCGTTCATTTTCAAGTCTCTCTAGTTGCCATTAATACGCAGTTACTTGTACATTTGAATTTGAGGGataggaggaggggaggaattgGTTACCACACAGGTGGGACAAAAAATCTATCTACCAATATGGgaagaatacagactaacacagctgctactctgaaacctagaagaaGAGTGTGTGtctcattattaaaaataataaatagagtCTGATTGAAGCATTTAAGTATTAGCAAATGCAAATAATCAATAAGAATAGAATCATTATTAATTTGTTACTTATAATAAACTTAAATCGCTGTGGGtgcttagattgtgagctcttggGCGGCACTCTATTAACACCTGGTAGAAATAATAAtgtacagtgcctcgcacaagagggtcctaggtgttaccacaatacccctaataaataatgtacagcgcctagcacaatgggagtcCAGCTCTGCATTTCCCCTACTAAATATGGCCGCCATATGCGTTAGCTGTTATGGAGGGTGAAGCAATTTCCTTTGCCCACATACAAGATGGCCGTCATGCCCGTCTGATTTCTATGGGAGGGCTGGGAATAAAGGCAGGGCCTAGTTCCCAGAACAAAGATGGCAGCCCCACTCCGTCCGTTCATACAGAGAGGGACGCTATCTCCCTTGCCCACACTCAAAATGGCCGTCACATCCCATTGAATCGCAGGGAGGAGGGTGGAGCGAGTTCTTTCCGCCCATAACAAAGATGGCCGTCACAAGAGCTTTTGGAGGGAAGGCGAAACCTGTGGGGCTGGTGCTGCCCACCACAAAGATGGCCGCCGCCTGGCCCGGGGGTGGGGGTCGAACGTCCTGATTGGTGGGACGGGAAGGGGACAGTTCTGTGATTGGCTGGAtccagcccctccctccatttATGAGGCCGGCTGGCGCCTGCTGGAAGCACttcctggggagagggagggagggaggcaggcagaggcagggggcacagagggaaggggggcgAGGGCGAGGGCGAGGGCGAGGGGAAGCACCTGCTgccgggggcagggggatggtgGCAGGTGGCAGCCTTGCCGCGGGGCCCatttcccagcccccctgccctatGGTGCGGGGCCAGGCTGCTCCCTGCCTGCGTCCCTAGCTGGGGGGTCCGAGCAGGGTCTGGATCGGTTCCAACCCCCCCATTTCCCCAGGCCCTATTCCTGGGCGGGGGTGGCAAGAAACTTTTGaagtgtctttgaaaatcccagcgaCTCCTGGCTTCCTCCTGCCTAGCCGGGCTCCCCACCCCCGGGTGAACGCAGAcatcggggaggggggagagggctggACCCAactcagctcccccctccctgcttggcccctggggaggggaaaggctaAAGCCGGCTTCTGGATCCCTGcgggcccttccccctgctgagCCGCTTAGTCAGGCTGGCTCTCATTCCTTGGCTGCTTGAGATTCCCCAAGATTCCTGCCCCGGGGTGCTCCCCTCGGGGATGGGGCGTCACAGGGCGTGAAGATCCCGCTGGAGTCCAGGTGGGCCAGAGGCAGCAGAACAGACTGGGGTTTGGGTCTGGAAATTTCTCCTGGTGGGTTAGTTGTTCCCTGGCCTGGTGCCAATCCACCCCACCCATGTCCTAGTGGCTGTTTGATTTGGGTTTGGGCGGGACGGGGTGGGGTAGGGACCTAGAGGAGAGTTGATGGTGCTGGAAGGACCCACCTGAGGTGCAGCTTAGGCCGGGTGGGCCACGACGCCACCGGGAAGATGAACCTCGCCCTGGGCCCGTATGGCGAGGGCGCGGAGACGCTGCTGCACGGGGAGTTTGGGGCTTACCCTTCCAAGGGCTCCCGCTACGCCCTCAGCCTGACCCAGATGGCGCTGCACATCCAGCGGCTGGTGCCCAAGCCAGAGACGGACCAGCGCACTGTGGTGCCCCTGGCCGAGGTGGTGGGCTGCCACACGCTGC
Encoded proteins:
- the LOC125628457 gene encoding uncharacterized protein LOC125628457, whose amino-acid sequence is MPSTGAGPSRPCSTTRRPTASHRSRPHGAGAAGDGASAEPAAAELAGGPGCQPGALPGAAGEVGERVLGGGVGAGPADRGAGGGEPEPAVRAGPAGEPDTGAAGGAGAEPQLNAARRPEAEGAGGPGRACLASVRDDSKGLRFYTGFGSAQRLAAFLAFLSEGEPRRGAEPGPPSALSPSSSWCWCGWGCSCRIWPFASSSPRPLPPATGSAGPSSWRPGWPRCRCGAARVERFEPQRASRVRGVPRVVLDCAQLRSEGRGRQLYALQDCALAAPSGFLLQCRPAGRGGGGRAGAAPFLRDGPVALSAQQGEACLQLLSLASLADKALRFRFLHGVQPPTMEGQVGRAWAICCYLACLLHEPMGLA
- the RPL18 gene encoding large ribosomal subunit protein eL18, translating into MGVDIRHNKDRKVRRTEPKSQDIYLRLLVKLYRFLARRTSSRFNKVVLKRLFMSRTNRPPLALSRMIRKMKLPGRDNKTAVVVGTITDDIRIHNIPKLKVCALRVTQGARSRILKAGGQIMTFDQLAMAAPKGQGTVLLSGPRKGREVYRHFGKAPGTPHSHTKPYVRSKGRKFERARGRRASRGYKN